The Medicago truncatula cultivar Jemalong A17 chromosome 4, MtrunA17r5.0-ANR, whole genome shotgun sequence genome includes a region encoding these proteins:
- the LOC25493715 gene encoding protein NBR1 homolog, producing MVSSFAVKVRFGDAYRRFNVSVDDNNQIDLDMAGLRAKIRSIFYFTDDAKFTLSYVDEDAEMVNLVDDNDLNDLMNQRYKFWRIYVRENENGILPLKFSQWRNMIHKSVCKLMQKEEAIYYGSAFVAWVGLLSAIIFAKPNVQVVQPPPPPPSVSKGWFW from the coding sequence GTGAGATTTGGAGATGCCTACAGGCGCTTCAATGTTTCTGTGGATGACAATAACCAGATTGATCTCGATATGGCTGGTTTGAGGGCTAAGATAAggtctattttttattttactgatGATGCAAAATTCACTCTGAGCTATGTTGATGAAGATGCCGAGATGGTGAATCTTGTGGATGATAATGATTTGAATGACCTGATGAACCAACGATACAAATTCTGGAGAATTTATGTTCGCGAGAATGAGAATGGAATCTTGCCATTGAAATTCTCTCAATGGAGAAATATGATCCATAAATCTGTCTGCAAACTAATGCAGAAGGAAGAAGCAATATATTATGGTTCTGCTTTTGTGGCTTGGGTTGGGTTGTTATCAGCGATTATTTTCGCTAAACCAAATGTCCAAGTCGTCCAACCTCCACCCCCGCCTCCATCCGTTAGTAAAGGTTGGTTTTGGTAG